From one Bacteroidota bacterium genomic stretch:
- a CDS encoding S9 family peptidase gives MKKFLLSAPALLFAVIVYAQTPQTQILQAGDNLIVDGVAPVPLSLVSELNRYTNVRGAGFADWHPVKREMLMSTRFGNTSQLHHLKMPLGARTQITFFDEPVGNATFEPNQGKYFLFSRDAGGNEFAQLYRYDMGDGNITLLTDGKRSQNGGIVWNTKGDRVAYASTKRNGADRDIYMMDPLNPSTEKLIFEAKGGGFGMNDWAPDDNSVIIGEGISVNESRLWLIDLKTGTQKRLSPETKDQAVFGGAVYLPDGKSIYLTTDMDNEFEYLAKMDIATGKIKAITKAIPWEISNYDLSKDGTKMIFSTNEAGLSKVYLLNTLTDTYELMKEISDGLIGGFAFHNNGEDVVFNYSNATSSGDIYVFNLKSRKFERWTESELGGLVASQLNDAKLVKWKSFDGQEISGFYYKAATKFTGKRPVIIMIHGGPEGQSLPNFLGRNNYFLNELGVSIIFPNVRGSTGYGKSFVKLDNGYLRENSVKDIGALLDWIAVQPDLDASRVMTMGGSYGGYMALACAVHFSDRLKCSNDIVGISNFNTFLKNTESYRRDLRRVEYGDEQNPEMYAFLEKISPLTNVTKIKIPMFIVQGGNDPRVPRTEAVQMAEALKKNNIPVWYLEAKDEGHGFRKKTNSDYQFYSTILFVKKYLLNQE, from the coding sequence ATGAAAAAATTTCTATTGTCCGCTCCGGCACTTTTATTTGCCGTCATTGTTTATGCTCAAACCCCGCAAACACAAATCTTACAAGCAGGGGATAATCTTATTGTAGATGGTGTAGCTCCGGTTCCACTTTCATTGGTGTCAGAATTGAATCGTTATACCAATGTCCGTGGAGCAGGTTTTGCCGATTGGCATCCTGTTAAACGAGAGATGCTCATGTCAACCCGTTTTGGGAATACCAGCCAGTTGCATCATCTAAAAATGCCTTTGGGTGCACGAACGCAAATCACTTTTTTTGATGAGCCCGTTGGAAATGCAACCTTCGAACCGAATCAAGGAAAGTATTTTCTGTTTTCCCGCGATGCCGGTGGAAATGAATTCGCACAGTTGTATCGGTACGATATGGGTGATGGTAATATCACCTTGCTTACCGATGGAAAACGTTCTCAGAATGGTGGCATTGTTTGGAATACAAAAGGGGATCGTGTCGCCTATGCTTCCACAAAAAGAAATGGTGCCGATCGTGATATTTATATGATGGATCCCTTAAATCCTTCAACGGAAAAATTAATTTTTGAAGCAAAGGGTGGAGGTTTCGGAATGAATGACTGGGCACCTGATGATAATAGCGTCATCATTGGTGAAGGAATCTCTGTGAATGAAAGTCGTCTATGGTTGATCGATTTGAAAACAGGAACGCAAAAGAGATTATCTCCTGAAACAAAGGATCAGGCTGTTTTTGGCGGAGCAGTTTACCTACCCGACGGAAAGAGTATTTATCTCACCACCGACATGGATAATGAATTCGAATACCTGGCGAAAATGGATATTGCCACAGGCAAGATAAAAGCAATTACTAAAGCCATTCCCTGGGAAATCTCTAACTATGATCTCTCTAAAGATGGAACCAAAATGATTTTCAGTACCAATGAAGCCGGCTTATCGAAAGTGTACTTGTTAAATACTCTTACCGATACCTATGAATTGATGAAGGAAATTTCCGATGGATTGATTGGTGGATTTGCCTTTCACAATAACGGAGAGGATGTTGTTTTCAATTATTCCAATGCAACTTCTTCAGGTGATATTTATGTGTTTAATCTGAAGTCAAGAAAATTTGAACGTTGGACAGAAAGTGAATTGGGCGGTTTGGTGGCATCACAGCTTAATGATGCAAAGCTTGTTAAATGGAAGAGTTTTGACGGACAGGAAATCTCCGGATTTTATTATAAGGCAGCGACTAAATTTACAGGAAAGCGACCCGTCATTATTATGATTCACGGTGGGCCGGAAGGACAGTCTTTACCTAATTTTCTCGGACGTAATAATTATTTTCTCAATGAACTTGGTGTTTCGATCATCTTTCCGAATGTGCGTGGAAGTACCGGTTATGGAAAGTCATTCGTAAAATTGGATAACGGTTACCTGCGCGAAAATTCAGTAAAAGATATCGGTGCCTTACTCGATTGGATAGCGGTGCAACCTGACCTTGATGCTTCACGTGTGATGACTATGGGTGGAAGTTACGGTGGATATATGGCCCTTGCCTGTGCAGTGCATTTCAGCGATCGCCTTAAATGTTCCAATGATATCGTGGGTATCTCCAATTTCAATACGTTCTTAAAAAATACGGAAAGCTATCGCCGCGATCTACGACGTGTAGAATACGGTGATGAACAAAATCCGGAGATGTATGCCTTCCTCGAAAAAATTTCTCCTCTGACCAATGTGACAAAAATTAAAATCCCTATGTTCATTGTACAGGGCGGAAATGATCCGCGTGTTCCCCGGACAGAGGCTGTGCAAATGGCAGAGGCGTTAAAGAAAAATAATATACCGGTCTGGTATCTCGAGGCCAAAGATGAAGGACATGGATTCAGGAAAAAGACGAATAGTGACTACCAGTTTTATTCGACGATTTTATTTGTGAAGAAATATCTGCTGAATCAGGAGTAG
- a CDS encoding nicotinamide mononucleotide transporter has product MEENLELIAFITGITGIWLTMRQKVWCFPVGLINVSLSMVIFYEQHLYADAIQQIMYITLLLYGWYNWKRKGSMNETLRVSRLSIKEMAGYSVLILLSTLLLGGLLIRLTAAIFPWADSLATSAAFVAQYLVARKKIENWLLWMGVNLVYIAIYYHKDLQLYVILFSVYLILSFFGLYQWNKELKSQPASPHP; this is encoded by the coding sequence ATGGAAGAAAACCTGGAACTCATAGCATTTATTACCGGCATTACAGGAATCTGGCTGACGATGCGTCAAAAAGTCTGGTGTTTTCCGGTCGGATTGATCAATGTGAGCCTGTCAATGGTTATTTTTTACGAACAACATTTATATGCTGATGCCATTCAGCAAATCATGTATATCACTTTACTGCTCTACGGATGGTACAATTGGAAACGAAAGGGAAGTATGAATGAAACGCTTCGTGTAAGTCGTCTTTCAATAAAAGAAATGGCGGGATACTCCGTGCTCATTCTTCTCTCTACCTTACTCCTTGGGGGATTGCTCATCAGGCTCACTGCTGCTATTTTCCCCTGGGCGGATAGTCTGGCTACTTCGGCGGCATTTGTGGCTCAATATCTTGTAGCGCGAAAAAAAATCGAGAACTGGTTACTGTGGATGGGTGTGAATCTGGTGTACATCGCCATCTACTATCATAAAGACCTTCAACTCTACGTCATCCTTTTTAGTGTATATCTTATTCTATCCTTTTTCGGTTTGTATCAATGGAATAAAGAATTAAAATCACAACCTGCTTCTCCACATCCATGA
- a CDS encoding pyridoxal-phosphate dependent enzyme, translating into MKICNTILDAIGNTPLVKLNKVTSSVAATVLAKVETFNPGNSIKDRMALKMIEDAEAAGILKPGGTIIEGTSGNTGMGLAIAAIVKGYKCIFTTTDKQSKEKVDALKAFGADVIVCPTNVEPEDPRSYYSVAARLNREIPNSFYPNQYDNLSNRQAHYEQTGPEIWEQTDGKITHLVVGAGTGGTVTGTGMYLKEKNPNIKIWAIDTYGSALKKYHETGHLDKNEIYPYVTEGIGEDFIPKNYDFKVIDHFEKVTDKDAAVMTRELCRQEGIWVGYSAGSAVAGLIQLKDQLKKDDVVVIIFHDHGTRYIGKIFNDEWMLKMGYLDKAGMTALDIVSGRMNIDITTVEKHETVGHALKLMMDNNFSQLPVTSDGRIVGSIFENKIMNLLIQSPEKKNNRIEEIMSNALPFVDITTPVDTLAKMVAGEYEAVLVKDFKRDKNYIITRSDLAEIMIR; encoded by the coding sequence ATGAAAATCTGCAATACCATACTCGACGCCATTGGCAATACACCACTTGTAAAGCTCAATAAAGTCACCTCATCCGTTGCTGCTACTGTGCTCGCTAAAGTGGAAACTTTTAATCCGGGCAATTCTATTAAAGACCGGATGGCGCTGAAAATGATTGAAGATGCAGAAGCTGCAGGTATTTTGAAACCCGGAGGAACAATCATCGAAGGAACTTCCGGAAACACCGGCATGGGACTGGCCATTGCTGCCATCGTAAAAGGCTATAAATGCATCTTCACCACCACTGATAAGCAATCCAAGGAAAAAGTAGATGCCTTGAAAGCTTTCGGAGCAGATGTAATTGTTTGTCCAACGAATGTAGAACCTGAAGATCCCCGCTCCTACTACTCCGTAGCTGCTCGACTCAACCGCGAAATTCCCAACTCCTTTTACCCCAACCAGTACGATAATCTTTCCAATCGTCAGGCCCATTATGAGCAGACCGGACCTGAAATCTGGGAGCAAACAGACGGTAAAATCACCCATCTGGTGGTTGGAGCCGGAACAGGCGGAACAGTAACAGGAACCGGGATGTACTTAAAAGAGAAAAATCCAAATATTAAAATCTGGGCCATTGACACCTATGGATCTGCTTTGAAAAAATATCATGAAACCGGACATCTCGACAAAAACGAAATCTACCCTTATGTAACGGAAGGCATAGGAGAAGATTTCATTCCGAAAAATTATGACTTCAAAGTCATTGATCATTTTGAGAAAGTGACCGATAAAGACGCTGCGGTGATGACGCGTGAGCTCTGCCGCCAGGAAGGCATCTGGGTGGGGTATTCTGCCGGCTCTGCTGTGGCGGGATTAATTCAACTAAAAGATCAGTTAAAGAAAGATGATGTGGTGGTCATTATTTTCCACGATCATGGCACACGTTATATTGGTAAAATCTTCAACGACGAATGGATGTTGAAGATGGGCTATCTGGACAAAGCGGGAATGACAGCACTCGATATCGTTTCCGGACGCATGAACATTGACATTACCACTGTAGAAAAACATGAAACGGTGGGTCATGCTTTGAAATTAATGATGGACAATAATTTCAGTCAGCTTCCGGTCACTTCTGACGGACGCATCGTAGGATCCATCTTCGAAAACAAAATCATGAATTTACTCATTCAATCTCCGGAAAAAAAGAACAACCGCATCGAAGAGATCATGAGTAATGCCTTGCCCTTTGTTGATATCACCACTCCTGTGGATACATTGGCAAAAATGGTTGCCGGAGAATACGAAGCGGTGCTGGTTAAGGATTTTAAGAGAGACAAGAACTACATCATTACCCGCTCTGACCTTGCGGAAATCATGATTCGTTAA
- a CDS encoding adenosylhomocysteinase, with product MMKTQTAQYVKFKVKDMSLAEWGRKEIRLAEDEMPGLMSLRTEYGKQKPLKGARIAGCLHMTIQTAVLIETLVELGAEVTWSSCNIFSTQDHAAAAIAAAGISVYAWKGMNAEEFDWCIEQTLFFGEDKKPLNMILDDGGDLTNMVLDKFPELISGIKGLSEETTTGVHRLYERMKNGTLPMPAININDSVTKSKFDNKYGCRESLVDALRRATDLMLAGKVAVVAGFGDVGKGSAESLKDAKVRTIVTEIDPICALQAAMEGYEVKKMLNAVKEADIIVTATGNYNIITEEHFRAMKHNAVVCNIGHFDNEIDMAWLNTNYGHTKETIKPQVDKYTIDGKDIIILAEGRLVNLGCAMGHPSFVMSNSFTNQTLAQLELWTNTGAYENKVYTLPKHLDEKVARLHLSKIGVDIDILSEKQADYIGVKVQGPYKLDTYRY from the coding sequence ATGATGAAAACGCAAACAGCGCAGTATGTAAAATTTAAGGTAAAGGACATGTCCTTAGCCGAATGGGGTCGTAAGGAAATCAGACTTGCCGAAGATGAAATGCCGGGTTTAATGTCACTCCGTACGGAATACGGAAAGCAAAAGCCGTTGAAAGGTGCACGAATCGCGGGTTGTCTCCACATGACTATCCAAACTGCTGTTCTTATTGAAACGTTAGTGGAACTGGGCGCGGAAGTGACCTGGTCTTCTTGTAATATTTTTTCAACGCAGGATCACGCTGCTGCGGCCATTGCTGCTGCCGGTATTTCGGTTTATGCCTGGAAAGGGATGAATGCTGAAGAATTTGACTGGTGCATTGAGCAAACATTGTTCTTTGGTGAAGACAAGAAGCCTTTGAATATGATTCTTGATGATGGTGGTGATCTCACCAATATGGTGTTGGATAAATTTCCTGAGTTAATTTCCGGAATCAAAGGTCTGTCCGAAGAGACCACTACAGGTGTTCACCGCTTGTATGAGCGTATGAAGAATGGCACGCTGCCAATGCCTGCTATAAATATCAACGACTCTGTAACAAAATCTAAATTTGATAATAAGTACGGTTGCCGTGAATCACTGGTTGATGCATTGCGTCGTGCAACCGATTTAATGCTTGCCGGAAAAGTGGCTGTTGTCGCCGGTTTTGGTGATGTAGGTAAAGGTTCTGCAGAGTCATTGAAGGATGCTAAAGTTCGTACTATAGTTACTGAAATTGACCCGATTTGCGCGTTGCAGGCGGCTATGGAAGGCTATGAAGTAAAGAAAATGCTGAATGCCGTGAAAGAAGCGGATATCATCGTTACAGCTACCGGGAATTATAATATCATCACTGAAGAACATTTCCGTGCTATGAAACACAATGCTGTGGTTTGTAATATCGGTCACTTCGATAATGAAATTGATATGGCCTGGTTGAATACCAATTATGGTCACACCAAAGAAACCATTAAGCCTCAGGTAGATAAGTATACTATCGATGGAAAAGATATCATTATTCTGGCGGAAGGTCGTTTGGTAAATCTGGGTTGTGCAATGGGTCACCCTAGTTTTGTAATGTCCAATTCATTTACCAATCAAACATTGGCTCAGTTAGAACTCTGGACGAATACCGGTGCATATGAGAATAAAGTATACACCCTGCCGAAACATCTCGATGAAAAGGTTGCGCGTTTACACCTTTCAAAGATTGGTGTTGATATCGACATTCTTTCTGAAAAGCAAGCGGATTATATTGGCGTGAAAGTACAGGGCCCTTATAAACTGGATACCTATCGCTATTAA
- a CDS encoding 4'-phosphopantetheinyl transferase superfamily protein — protein MRKEDFNEILIRYKHPQRQLQKMAISILTQQLGDGHIIDIQYDELGKPAPKDFPGFISISHTTKYAGLLYHPLHPCGLDLEEISQRLLKVAPRFINEIEKKWLDTKNPLNDIGLIWSVKEALFKNIGGGGILFKEQLEVNKPSFIDDVSGRGWATYKKDNLLRTFEYRFINLEDVLLVHTIAIESERNI, from the coding sequence GTGCGAAAAGAAGATTTTAATGAAATTTTGATTCGCTATAAACATCCCCAGCGGCAGCTTCAAAAAATGGCCATCTCCATACTCACCCAACAGCTAGGCGATGGACATATAATTGATATTCAATATGATGAACTGGGAAAGCCAGCACCAAAGGATTTTCCGGGATTTATTTCTATCTCCCATACCACGAAATATGCAGGACTTCTGTACCATCCTTTGCACCCCTGCGGACTTGATTTGGAAGAAATTAGTCAACGGTTGCTTAAGGTGGCTCCGAGATTTATTAATGAGATCGAAAAGAAGTGGTTAGATACAAAAAATCCTTTAAACGACATCGGCCTCATCTGGAGTGTCAAGGAAGCTCTATTCAAAAACATAGGTGGTGGCGGAATCCTATTTAAGGAACAATTGGAAGTGAATAAACCTTCATTTATTGATGATGTTAGTGGAAGGGGATGGGCAACCTATAAAAAGGATAATCTGCTGAGGACATTTGAATATCGGTTCATTAATTTGGAGGATGTGCTGCTAGTTCATACTATTGCAATTGAAAGCGAGAGAAACATTTAG
- the smc gene encoding chromosome segregation protein SMC, translated as MRLKSLEIKGFKSFGDKVIIHFDEGVTAIVGPNGSGKSNVVDAMRWVLGEQKTRLLRSEKMENIIFNGTKQRKPSNLAEVSLTFENNKGILPTEYTNVSITRRLYRSGESEYLLNGLTCRLKDINDLFLDTGIGPDSYAIIELNMVDDILKDRNNTIKTLLEEAAGISKYKIRKRQTFQKLEETDGDLNRVNDLLFEIEKSLKQLESQAKKTDRYYRIREEYRTISTQLALYSIRHQSGALIDFQKKEQEQLTMKGALQEELEKLELSLQNSKTTASDKEKHFQAVQKALNEKLIEITRFENEEKNRNERLNFLVEKQKQLQLQTEQDDKSLVEIQNNLLELQDEKIREEEHLRQLEDTVSKLKAESEQSKSAYEASQVSIRELNQQTYQLRTMINEFETKQAVKQSRFQSIKDEVKRHQDQQAEHAEKLINLEQEIAAIQPDKEKADQELKRLKQLRLELDENLKLSETRLKELNQVLQAESRKLDARHNEYQLTKNLLEQMEGYPESIRYLKKNHQRFKEAPLLSEIIVCEEPFKLAIENFLDPYLNHFVVDTMAEAWAALQTLNESAKGRAHFFVLETLQHFKSGSVASLEGCTPAMNAIERNHKYDGLFHFLLGHVQVLDKDRSLQDYPFEGDQSVVIISQSGHFLRQKYAVGGGSVGLFDGKRTGKFRNLEKLAEELKQQELIIEQYRDQVKHAEQELADIKHNTQETQQQINRQENDFIRLNGQVNTLQSNRDFLSNNLEQSRKNSERLDEEAGAIEKLLLEEQSNPELSPTLLRERLEKLVQQLNLQQDLTQTLQRESGEKSQLFNQQNIVLLQQQNRIQNIIRDIGYKTNQAQSLRKNKEQYAVDLDTVKSQTDQLIGGLENNSEAFKLMLEEKVSFETAYKETETEYTQSRSAIEAEEKKLHELRRQKEQADNGLQQVHDELNELKLQMHTLKERLNIEFNIDIQDLSDQEPDPEFNEEEMRPRAEQLRKRVNEFGPINPMALEQYKEIKERYDFIINEKTDLLNAKEALLKTINEIDETAKTVFMEAFTQVRANFIRVFRSLFTDDDNCDLILSESSNPLETDIQIIAQPKGKKPLSIHQLSGGEKTLTATALLFGIYLLKPAPFCIFDEVDAPLDDNNIEKFNNIIKTFSHESQFIIITHNKKTMAATDIMYGITMAEPGVTTVVPVDMRAYAD; from the coding sequence ATGAGATTAAAGTCACTTGAAATTAAAGGATTTAAAAGCTTTGGCGACAAAGTAATTATTCACTTCGATGAGGGAGTCACCGCCATTGTAGGTCCAAATGGCTCCGGAAAATCAAATGTTGTAGATGCGATGCGCTGGGTATTGGGGGAGCAGAAAACGCGGCTGCTCCGAAGTGAAAAGATGGAGAATATCATCTTTAACGGGACGAAGCAACGTAAGCCGTCAAATCTGGCAGAGGTAAGTCTGACATTTGAAAATAATAAAGGCATTCTTCCTACAGAATATACCAATGTATCTATTACACGCAGACTCTATCGTTCGGGTGAATCGGAGTACTTATTGAATGGGCTTACCTGCCGACTAAAAGATATTAACGATCTTTTTCTTGATACAGGTATCGGACCTGACTCTTATGCTATCATAGAGCTAAATATGGTAGATGATATTTTAAAAGACAGGAACAATACCATCAAAACATTGCTGGAAGAAGCTGCCGGTATTTCCAAATATAAAATAAGGAAGCGACAAACTTTTCAAAAGCTGGAAGAAACGGATGGAGATCTGAACCGGGTGAACGACCTTCTTTTTGAAATAGAAAAAAGTTTGAAGCAACTGGAGTCTCAAGCCAAGAAGACGGATCGCTATTACCGAATCAGAGAAGAATACCGAACCATAAGTACTCAACTTGCTCTATATAGCATAAGACATCAAAGCGGTGCACTTATCGATTTTCAGAAAAAGGAACAAGAGCAACTGACTATGAAAGGGGCCTTGCAGGAGGAGTTGGAAAAACTGGAACTATCGCTTCAAAATTCAAAGACGACGGCTTCCGATAAAGAAAAACATTTTCAGGCCGTTCAAAAAGCACTGAATGAAAAGCTTATTGAAATAACACGATTTGAGAACGAAGAGAAAAACAGAAATGAGCGGCTGAACTTCCTTGTTGAAAAACAAAAGCAATTGCAATTGCAAACGGAGCAGGATGATAAATCCCTTGTAGAAATTCAGAACAACCTGCTTGAACTCCAGGATGAAAAAATCCGCGAAGAAGAACATCTGCGTCAGCTGGAAGACACCGTTAGTAAACTCAAAGCGGAATCCGAACAAAGTAAATCTGCCTATGAAGCTTCACAGGTTAGTATTCGTGAACTCAATCAACAGACGTATCAGTTACGAACCATGATCAATGAGTTCGAAACAAAACAGGCGGTGAAACAATCGCGTTTTCAATCCATAAAAGATGAAGTAAAAAGACATCAGGATCAGCAAGCAGAACATGCAGAGAAATTAATAAACTTAGAGCAGGAAATTGCAGCCATACAGCCGGATAAAGAAAAAGCGGATCAGGAATTAAAACGCCTGAAACAATTGCGCCTTGAGTTGGACGAGAATTTAAAACTCTCCGAAACGAGGTTGAAAGAACTCAATCAGGTCTTGCAAGCAGAATCAAGAAAACTTGATGCCCGACATAACGAATATCAATTAACGAAAAATTTGCTGGAGCAGATGGAAGGTTATCCTGAATCCATTCGCTATTTAAAGAAAAACCATCAGCGTTTTAAAGAAGCACCCTTGCTGAGTGAAATCATTGTTTGTGAGGAACCCTTTAAATTAGCAATAGAAAATTTCCTGGATCCTTACCTGAATCATTTTGTGGTGGACACTATGGCGGAAGCCTGGGCGGCATTACAAACGCTGAATGAATCCGCAAAAGGAAGAGCGCACTTCTTTGTATTAGAAACACTTCAACATTTTAAATCCGGATCAGTAGCTTCTCTGGAAGGATGCACTCCCGCGATGAATGCCATCGAGCGAAATCATAAATACGATGGGCTTTTTCATTTCCTTCTCGGACATGTGCAAGTGTTGGATAAAGATCGTTCACTGCAGGATTATCCCTTCGAAGGGGATCAATCTGTTGTTATTATTTCACAGAGCGGACATTTCCTGCGTCAGAAATATGCTGTCGGGGGCGGATCAGTCGGTTTGTTTGATGGAAAACGCACAGGGAAGTTTCGAAATCTGGAGAAACTCGCGGAAGAACTGAAACAGCAGGAACTCATTATTGAACAATACCGTGATCAGGTGAAACATGCTGAACAGGAATTGGCTGATATCAAACACAACACACAAGAGACTCAACAGCAAATTAACCGACAGGAAAATGACTTTATCCGTTTAAACGGACAGGTAAATACCTTGCAGAGTAACCGTGATTTCTTGTCGAATAATTTAGAGCAATCAAGGAAAAACAGTGAACGATTGGATGAGGAAGCCGGCGCCATAGAAAAATTATTACTGGAAGAACAATCAAATCCTGAATTGAGTCCTACCCTGCTGCGCGAACGATTAGAAAAACTCGTACAGCAATTGAATTTACAGCAAGACCTCACCCAAACTTTGCAAAGAGAATCCGGTGAAAAATCGCAGCTTTTCAATCAGCAAAATATTGTGTTGTTACAACAGCAGAACCGCATTCAAAATATCATTCGTGATATTGGCTACAAGACAAATCAGGCCCAATCACTTCGTAAAAACAAGGAGCAATATGCAGTTGATCTTGATACTGTAAAATCCCAGACGGACCAACTCATCGGAGGACTTGAAAACAACAGCGAAGCCTTTAAGCTCATGCTCGAAGAAAAAGTATCTTTTGAAACCGCCTATAAAGAAACCGAAACAGAATATACACAATCACGTAGTGCTATTGAAGCGGAAGAAAAAAAGCTGCATGAATTAAGGAGACAAAAAGAACAGGCAGATAATGGTTTGCAGCAAGTCCACGATGAACTGAATGAATTGAAGTTGCAGATGCATACGCTGAAGGAAAGGTTGAACATTGAATTCAACATCGATATACAGGATTTATCCGATCAGGAACCCGACCCTGAATTTAACGAAGAGGAGATGCGACCAAGAGCCGAACAATTACGAAAACGCGTAAATGAGTTTGGGCCTATCAATCCTATGGCATTAGAGCAATACAAGGAAATTAAGGAACGCTATGATTTTATCATCAATGAAAAAACGGATCTCCTCAACGCGAAAGAAGCCTTGTTAAAAACGATCAATGAGATTGATGAAACCGCCAAGACGGTATTTATGGAAGCCTTTACACAAGTACGTGCTAATTTTATCAGAGTATTCCGTTCTCTATTCACCGATGATGACAATTGCGATCTGATCCTTTCAGAGTCCTCCAATCCGCTGGAAACCGACATTCAAATTATCGCACAACCGAAAGGCAAAAAACCATTGAGTATTCACCAGCTATCCGGAGGAGAAAAAACACTAACGGCAACGGCTTTGTTATTTGGTATCTATCTCTTGAAACCGGCCCCCTTCTGTATCTTCGATGAGGTAGATGCTCCGTTGGATGACAACAACATTGAAAAGTTCAACAACATCATCAAGACCTTCAGCCACGAATCACAGTTTATTATCATCACGCATAATAAGAAGACGATGGCTGCAACGGATATCATGTATGGTATCACTATGGCGGAACCGGGAGTAACTACTGTAGTTCCTGTTGATATGCGGGCATACGCTGATTAG
- a CDS encoding ATP-binding protein: protein MTTVKIAIVGPESTGKSALALDLSRHFNAPYVPEVARDYLEKNGPDYGYDDLKKIATLQCEAEDRLLASDPPLLICDTTLMVIKIWSEFKYQSCDDWIIAEEKSRSYDLFLLTDIDLPWEQDPLREHPDKRKELFTVYYRYLLRSNRPFHIVFGSDKERTNRAIHLTTTFLKQRHYTVNSDKRNSEDTDGNGNWVNLNF, encoded by the coding sequence ATGACAACAGTTAAAATAGCAATAGTAGGTCCTGAGAGCACGGGCAAATCTGCTCTGGCCCTGGATCTGAGCCGGCATTTCAACGCCCCGTATGTACCTGAAGTAGCAAGAGATTATCTGGAGAAAAACGGGCCCGATTACGGATATGATGATTTAAAAAAGATAGCCACATTGCAATGCGAAGCGGAAGACCGGCTCCTTGCTTCAGATCCCCCACTCTTAATTTGTGATACGACGTTAATGGTGATCAAAATCTGGAGCGAGTTTAAGTATCAAAGCTGTGACGATTGGATTATTGCAGAAGAAAAAAGCCGATCGTATGATCTGTTTTTATTGACCGACATTGATCTCCCCTGGGAACAAGATCCGTTGCGGGAACACCCTGATAAACGGAAGGAATTATTTACCGTGTACTATCGCTATTTGCTCCGTTCAAACCGGCCATTTCATATCGTTTTTGGAAGTGATAAGGAAAGAACAAACCGCGCTATTCATCTGACTACAACCTTCCTGAAGCAAAGGCATTATACCGTCAATTCCGATAAACGCAATTCTGAAGACACCGATGGGAATGGGAATTGGGTGAACTTAAACTTTTAA
- a CDS encoding helix-turn-helix transcriptional regulator, with protein MTPQDAFNRIIESLQVKYYRAAIREVLKPVELNGSIEPRNILVQVKSGSFYGERDFTKIEKGYFYFMPVGSPIYFRHGKSTKYPAFGKEGFASPELREQYVKSRLLREGYDDSKDIFTIAGFDVHIYGAIPFFSILELPCFVIPYDEEMSYLMEALVSEEENKRLGRERLQRNLAEELVVHICRYISNKPQYEKNFEKINYLLDKRLVNIIQYIQSNLGGDLSNQTIAQLAYVSKDYIGQFFKTMTNANLQDYIENQRLEKAHYLLRTTKDNVQEIAHNIGFKDPAYFSRRFKMKFNKNANQIRKESIITI; from the coding sequence ATGACCCCTCAGGACGCTTTTAACCGGATTATCGAATCGCTGCAGGTGAAGTATTACAGAGCTGCTATCCGTGAAGTGCTGAAGCCGGTAGAGTTGAATGGTTCCATCGAGCCACGCAATATTTTGGTGCAAGTGAAATCCGGTAGTTTTTATGGAGAACGGGATTTCACAAAAATCGAAAAGGGTTATTTTTATTTTATGCCGGTAGGTTCGCCTATCTATTTCAGGCATGGAAAGAGTACTAAATACCCTGCATTTGGAAAGGAAGGGTTCGCCTCTCCTGAATTACGGGAGCAATATGTGAAATCGAGATTGCTGCGGGAGGGCTATGATGATTCCAAAGATATCTTTACCATTGCCGGATTCGATGTTCATATTTATGGTGCCATTCCTTTTTTTTCTATACTGGAACTGCCCTGTTTTGTAATACCCTATGATGAAGAGATGAGTTATTTAATGGAAGCATTAGTCAGTGAAGAGGAAAATAAAAGATTAGGAAGAGAAAGACTGCAACGCAATCTGGCCGAAGAATTGGTGGTACATATTTGCAGATATATTTCCAATAAGCCACAGTACGAAAAGAACTTTGAAAAAATAAATTATCTGCTGGATAAACGATTGGTGAATATCATTCAGTACATCCAGTCTAATCTGGGAGGTGATTTGTCGAACCAGACCATTGCGCAACTGGCTTATGTTTCCAAGGATTATATCGGACAATTTTTTAAAACCATGACCAATGCTAATCTTCAGGATTATATCGAAAATCAACGTTTGGAAAAAGCGCATTATCTGTTACGCACTACAAAGGATAATGTGCAGGAGATCGCGCATAATATAGGTTTCAAGGATCCCGCTTATTTTAGCAGGAGGTTTAAGATGAAATTCAATAAGAATGCGAACCAGATCCGGAAGGAAAGCATAATTACCATTTAA